The nucleotide sequence GAACCCGGATCTCACGACGGTGCCGTGGGAGATCGCCGACGGCGCCATGGTGGTGAAAGGCAGGACCGGGAACATCCGCACGAAGCAGGCGTTTGGCGACATCCAGCTCCACCTCGAATGGCGGGCTCCGGAGCATCCCACGGAGAACGGGCAAAAGCGGGGCAACAGCGGCGTCTTTTTCATGGGGCGCTACGAAGTGCAGATTCTGGACTCGTATCAGAACGAGACCTACGTCCACGGCGGCGCGGCCTCGGTTTACAAGCAATACGCGCCGCTCGCCAACGCCACCCGTCCCCCGGGCGAATGGCAGGTCTACGACCTGGTGTTCGAAGCGCCGCGATTTTCGCCCGGCGGAGCGTTGATCACCCCGGCGCTCATCACCGTGTTTCATAATGGCGTGCTCACCCAGCATGCCGTGCCGCTCGCGGGACCGACGGAAAATCGTGGTCTGCCCGCTTACCAGTATCACGTGCCGCGCCTGCCGCTCGTCTTGCAGGACCACCATGACCCGGTCGCGTTTCGCAATATTTGGGTGCGCGAGTTGGACCTGCCACCGATTAAGCGTGGGCGTTAAGACCGGACGGTGCGGTGGCACGCCACCACGGCGCGGAGCGAACCAAGGAAGCTTCTGAATCCCCTCACTTCATCCCCTCAAATTTGGGCTGCGCGTGCGATCGTTCTGATCTTCGTGCTGGTGGGGGGGGCGTGGCGGTATGCCCACTTGGACAACCGGCCGCTGCACGCCGACGAAGCCGTGCAAGCCTGGCAAACCTGGCGGCTGTTGGACGGGGCGGGCTACCGGTATGATCCCCTCGATCGGCACGGGCCGTGGCTTTATTTTGGCTCGGCGGCGCTGCACCGATTCACGGGTGGAGAGGCTGCCGACTACGACGATCACGCCGCCCGGATTTTTGTGCTGCTGGCCGGGGTGGCGACGCTGGCGTTGTCGGCGTGGGGGCCGCGGTGGGCCGCGGGAACGACGCCGTGGGTGGGCGCGTTTGCCGTCGCGCTGCTGGCGTTGGAGACGCTCAGCTCGCTCTATCACACCTACTTCGTGCAGGAGGCGTGGCTGGCGTTGTGGGTGTGGGCATTTTTCTGGGTCGGACTGCGTCTGGCCGGTCAAACCGAAGTGCGCGCGCGGGACGTGTTCGGGCTCGGACTGCTCGCCGGGCTGGCGCAAACGAACAAGGAAATCACGCCGCTCTACCTCGGTTTGGCCGCGCTGGCGGGGTGGGCGGCCCACGGGGGGCGATGGTTCGTGCCGCGTTGGTCCACGGTAGGCTGGGGCGTTGCGGGCTTCCTGCTGCCGGTGGGGCTTTTTTATTCCAGTTTCGGATCACATCCCGCCGGGGTGCTGGATGCGTTTCGCACCTACGGCCTGCAGGCGGCGCGGTTGTCGGAGAGCCCGCACACGTATCCCTGGTGGCACTATCTGCGCACGCTCGGCGTTCTGCCCACCGGTGGACCGCGGTGGGGGCAATACCTGTTGCTGGCATTGGCGCTGGCCGGGGTCGTTGAAAGTCTGCGACCGCAGGCGAATCGCGCCCACCGGGCCGTGGCATATTTCACGGTATCGCTGTTGGTCGTGCACAGTGTGATTTCTTACAAAACGCCGTGGTTGATGCTCACGCCGGTGATCGGGATCGGACTGCTGGCGGCGCAGGCTTTGGCCTGGTTGGCGGCGCGGGGGCGGTGGGCGGCGGTGGCGGCGGTGGTGGTCGCGGGGGCCACGGTGGCGCAATGCTGGCAGGTCGGTCGGCTGGCGCTGGATCGTTATCCGGGCGATGCGCGCAATCCGTATTTTTATGAGCAAACCCCGCGCGCGTTCATGCGGTTGCCGGATCGTATCGCGCAATTGGAAGAAAACCTCGGTCGGCCGCTGCGCATTGCCGTTTTCAGTCCGGAAGACGCGTGGCCCCTGCCGTGGTATCTGCGCGAGCACGCGACGGTGGGATACATGGACGACGTGCCCGTCAATTTGGGGGATTGGGACATGGTGGTGTGGGATACCCAGTGGGGCGAGGGACCCTGGACCGGTTTCGATGATCGCGTGGTCGAATACGTGGGGTTACGGCCGAATGGGTTGCTGGAAATTTCCATCGCGTCTCCCGTCTGGGAGGCGACCTTCTCGCCGCTGCCATGAATCCCGCGGCCCTAGTGCAATTGGTGGAACTCGCAGGCTTGGAGAGCTTCGAGCACGAAGCCATGGCGACCCGGTTTTCCCTGTATCTGGCGCCGACGCCGGAAGGGGAGCGGCGGGCGATCGCGGAGGAAGCGTTTCGGTTGTTGGACAAAATGGAGGATTGCCTGAGTTTTTACCGCGAAGGCAGCGATGTGACCCGCATCAACCGGGCGGTCGAGGGGGAGGTCGTGCGCCTCGATGAATGGACGCACCAGTGTTTGTTGATCGCGCTCGAAGTCGCTGCGGCCAGCGACGGCGCGTTTGATCCCTTTGCCGGCGCGGCCGCCGTGGGGGCGAAGTCACAAGCCGTGCCGTCGCATTTGGCCGATCTGCCATTGCCGGAGCCCGACGAGATGGAGCCGGTGCTGGCGATCGACGCGGAACAACCGTGGATCACGAAACTGGCGGGCCGACGGTGGCTCGATCTGGGGGCGGTGGGTAAGGGCGCGGCGATCGATGCCATGGTGGCGGTATTGCACGAGTGGCAAGTGCCCACGGCGGTCCTGGTGGGAGGCGGCTCCAGCGTC is from Synoicihabitans lomoniglobus and encodes:
- a CDS encoding 3-keto-disaccharide hydrolase; this encodes MSRLLIAGWIGGAGIALAATAQDERPPASYTNYYTPQPPVVAAPAGGVPSDAIVLFDGSGFAAWESMNPDLTTVPWEIADGAMVVKGRTGNIRTKQAFGDIQLHLEWRAPEHPTENGQKRGNSGVFFMGRYEVQILDSYQNETYVHGGAASVYKQYAPLANATRPPGEWQVYDLVFEAPRFSPGGALITPALITVFHNGVLTQHAVPLAGPTENRGLPAYQYHVPRLPLVLQDHHDPVAFRNIWVRELDLPPIKRGR